From Epinephelus lanceolatus isolate andai-2023 chromosome 5, ASM4190304v1, whole genome shotgun sequence, the proteins below share one genomic window:
- the LOC117262888 gene encoding histone H2A yields MSGRGKTGGKARAKAKTRSSRAGLQFPVGRVHRLLRKGNYAERVGAGAPVYLAAVLEYLTAEILELAGNAARDNKKTRIIPRHLQLAVRNDEELNKLLGGVTIAQGGVLPNIQAVLLPKKTEKAVKSK; encoded by the coding sequence atgagtggccGCGGAAAAACCGGTGGAAAAGCCAGAGCCAAGGCAAAGACCCGCTCCTCCCGTGCTGGGCTCCAGTTCCCAGTCGGCCGTGTCCACAGGCTGCTGCGCAAAGGAAACTATGCGGAGCGTGTCGGTGCCGGCGCCCCCGTCTACCTGGCGGCTGTGCTGGAGTACCTGACCGCTGAGATCCTGGAGTTGGCTGGAAACGCTGCCCGCGACAACAAGAAGACCCGTATCATCCCTCGTCACCTGCAGCTGGCTGTCCGCAACGACGAGGAGCTCAACAAgctgctgggcggagtgacCATCGCTCAGGGCGGTGTGCTGCCCAACATCCAGGCTGTTCTGCTGCCCAAGAAGACCGAGAAGGCCGTCAAGTCCAAGTAA